DNA sequence from the Agromyces aureus genome:
GGCCGGGGTCGAGGCGGGCGAGCTCCACGACCCGTCGGAGGACGGCAAGGTCGCAGAACTGGTGTCGTGCGGTCCTCCGGCCGACGGGCACGAGATCGTGATCGTGGATCCGACGTCGGGGCTCCGAGCCGTCGAGGGCGCCATCGGCGAGATCCTCGTGCGCGGGCCGAGCGTCGCACAGGGGTACTGGGACCGCCCTGACGAGACCGAGCGCACGTTCGGCGCGAGCATCGTGGGCGATCCCGTCGCGAACCGGTACCTGCGTACGGGCGATCTCGGGTCCCTCGTCGACGGCGAGCTCGTGATCACGGGCCGCATCAAGGACCTCATCATCATCCGCGGCCGGAACCTCTACCCGCAGGACCTCGAGACCACGGCCGAGGAACTGCTGCAGTCCGGATGCCTCAGCGCGGCGTTCGAGGGGCTCTCCTCGCAGCCCGCGGTCGGGCTCGTCGCCGAGGTCGACTCGGCGCGCGTGCCGCTCGAGGAGCTCGAGCGTCTCGCCGAGGCGGTGCGCCGGAGCGTCGTCGACGAGTACACGCTGCCCGAGCTCGGGGTCGTGTTCATCCGCAAAGGCACCCTGCCGCGCACGACGAGCGGCAAGGTGCAGCGTGCGCTCACCCGGTCGTTGCTGGCCGATGAGCGCCTCGCGACCGTGCTGAGTCTCGGGTTCGATCGGACGGCGGCGTGAGCGCGCCCGTCGCCGCGCCGACGCTCGGGGCTGCCGTCGCCGACGCCGCGGCCGCGGTGACCGGGGCGACCGCGGCGACCGGTGCGGTCGTCGCGCCCGAGCGGCTCGACCGGTCGGCCGTCGCCGCATTCGACGCGTTCCTCGGCGACCCGCGGGAGCCGGGCGCGGTGATCTCGACCGAGCGATCGATCGAGCTCGACGAGGCATCGGCTTTCCCCGTGGCCGAGATCGCGGCCGTCGACGCCTGGGGCCTCCAGCGCGCGTACGTGCCCGAGGAGCACGGCGGATGCCTCGGCGACGTGTTCGTGCCGATGACCATGATCCGCCGGCTCGCCGGCCGGGATGTGACTGCCGCGGTCGCCCACGGCAAGACGTTCCTCGGTGCGGTCGGTGCCTGGATCGCCGGAGGACCGATCGCCGCCGAGATGGCCGGCATCGTGGTCACGGGCGACCCGGTGTCGTGGGGGCTGACCGAACTGGGCCGCGGCTCGGACCTCTCGAACACCGCGACGGTCGCCGCCGTCGGCGCCGACATCCGGGTGACCGGGGTGAAGTGGCCGATCAACAACGCCACGCGCGGCCGGGCCATGACCGTGCTCGCGCGCACGTGCGACGAGCCGGGGCCGCGCTCGCTCTCGCTCGTGCTCGTCGACAAGCAGCGCGTCGACGCCGGCGCGCTCTCGTACCGGCCCAAGGTCGCGACCCACGGCATCCGTGGCGCGGACATCAGCGGCCTCGAGCTCCGCAGCGCCCTCGTCGAGCGAGACCACCTCGTCGGCGCGCCGGGCCACGGCCTCGAGATCGTGCTGAAGAGCCTCCAGCTCACCCGGCCGCTCACCACGGCGCTCTCGCTCGGCGCAGCCGACCACGCGATCGCGATCGCCACCGGCTTCGCGGCGAACCGTCGACTCTTCGGGCGCACGCTCGCCGACCTCCCGACGGCCAGGGCGACGCTCGGTGCCGCGATCGCGGACTCGCTCCTCGCGGAGGCCGTCATGTACGCCGGTGCGCGCGGCGCCCACCGCACGCCCGAGGAGATGTCGCTCGTGAGCGCACTCGTGAAGTTCCTCGTGCCCGACACCGTCGACCTCCTGTTCCGCGACCTCACGCCATTCGTCGGTGCGCGCTCGCAGCTGCTCGGCATCGCGGGCGTCGGCGCGTTCCAGAAGGCGGCGCGCGACAACCGCGTCGTCGGGATCTTCGACGGCAACTCGGTCGTCAACCTGAACATGGTGATCAACGAGTTCCCGTCGATCGCGCGCGCGGCCGACCCGGTCGACGTCGACGCCATCGTCGCCGACTTCGGATTCGGCGAGGCCGACGGCTGGGTCGACACCACGAGACTCAGGCTCGTGACGAAGCGCGGCTCGCGCGTGCTGCGCAGCCTGCCCGCACTCGTCGACCTGCTCGGCGAGCGCCCGGCCGCGGCATCCGCGAGGCGCATCGCCCTCGAGTTCGACCGGCTCGTCGCCGAGGCCGGCGCCGCGCCGCGCGAGTCGGCACCCTCGGCGGCGTCCTTCGACCTCGCCGAGCGCATCGCGCTCTGCTTCGGTGCCGCGTGCGCGATCGCCACCGACCTCGCCGCGCCGCAGCGGGGGAGCGCCCCATCCGAGGTGCGACTGGCCGCGATCCTCGACCGCCTCGCGGTGCGTCTCGGACTGCGCTCGTCGACGGATGCGGCGTCCACCGCCGCCGCGCTCGCCGAACTCGCCCTCGAGGAGGCGGCCAGGGCTCGACCGGTCACCATGCTCGACGGATGGGCGGACGCCGCATGACGATCCTCGACGGCCGCGCCGAGGCCGGGTTCTCGTCGTCGGCGACCTCGCCCGACGACCTCGACGAGCTCTTCGGCGACCCGCGGCATCCCGGACCCTTCGACTACGCGTCGATCGTCGTCGACGACGACGCGCGCCGCTTGAGCTCGACCGCCGAGAGCCTGCTCGACGAATGGCACGCCGCGGCCGAGTTCGTGCCCGCCTCGCTCGGCGGGCGATGGGTGTCGACCGAGGATCTCGTGCGGCGCTGGAGACCGATCTTCCGACGCGACCCGGCACTCGGGCTCGGCTACGGGCTGACGACCCTCATGGCGTCGCTCAACGTCTGGGTCGCGGGTCACGAGGCGCAGCGGCGCGAGGTGGCCGCAAGGCTCTTGCGCGGCGAGCGCATCGCCGTCGGGTTCCACGAACTCGACCACGGCAACGACCTGCTCTCGAATGCCTGCAGCGCGCAGCCCGACGGCGACGGCGGGTGGGTGGTCACGGGTGTCAAGCAGGTGATCAACAACGTCGACCGCGCCGAATCGGTGCTCGTCATGGCGCGCACGTCGCCGGAGCCCGGCGCACGCAGCCACTCCCTCCTGCTCTGGCACAAGGATGCCGCGACGAGGCCCCTCGTCGACACGAGCCGTCGCGTGCTCACGGCCGGCATGCGCGGGTGCCGCATCGGGGTCGCCGAGTTCCGTGGGCTGCCGCTGCCGGCGACCGCGGTCGTCGGCGCCACCGGAACCGCCGCGCAGACGGCGCTCACGGCCTTCCAGGTGAGCCGCGCCGTGATTCCGGCGCTGGCGGTCGCGACGGTCGATGCGACGCTCGATCTCGCCGTCCGGTACGGCGGCGAGCGATCGCTGTACGGCGGTGCGGTGCTCGACCTGCCGCATGCGCGGGCGCTCCTCGCCGGCGCGATGGCCGACCTCTGGCTGGCCGACGCACTGAGCGGGGTGGTCGTGCGCGCCCTGCACCTCGCCCCGGCCGAGTGCTTCGTGCTGACGGCCGCGTCGAAGTACCTCGTGCCCCAGTTGCTGCAGTCCGCCATGCAGGACCTCTCGGTGCTCTTCGGTTCGACCTTCTACGCCAGGGTCGCGCCGTACGACATCGTCGAGAAGTTCGTGCGCGACCTCGCCGTGGTGCCCATCGGCCACGCGGGTTCCACGGCCTGCCTGCTCACGATCCTGCCCAACCTGCCGGCCTGGGTCCGCCGCTCGCGACGCACGACCGCGACCGATCCGGCACTGTTCCGCCTCGGTGCGCCGCTCGAGGAACTCGACCTCGCGCGGCTCACGCTCGGCGCAGGGTCGAGCGATCCGCTCGGCGCCGGGCTCTTCGACCTGGCCGTGCGCGACGGCCTCGGCACGCTCGCCGCGGAGACGGTCGACCGCCTGGCGGCCGAACTCGGGAACCTCCGCGACGAGATCGCGCAGGTTCCGCCCGCCCTGCTCGGAGCGGACGCCCCGCCCTCGACCTTCGCGCTCGCGCACCGGCTCACCCTGCTGCTCGCCGGCGGCGCCTGGGCCGGCGTCTGCGCGTACGCGGCTCCCGGGTCGCTGCCGGCCGACGAGGTCGTGCAGGCCGCCGTGCTCGCGCGGCTCGAGGCCAGGCTCGGCGGTCGGGTCGGCCCGCTCGACGTCGACACGGTCGACCACCTCGTGGACATCGCCGGTCGCCTCGTCGACCACGGCGACCGGTTCACGATCTCGGAGCCGACGGCGCCGTCGTCGACTCGCCATGAAGAAGGAGACACCAGATGACCACCGATGCCCCCACCATCGAATCCTGGCTGATGGGCCGCGTCGTGGCCTACGGCAAGGTCGACGCCGGAACGTTCGACGCGGCGACCCCGCTCGCCGATCTCGGACTCGACTCGGTCTACGCCCTGACGCTCTGCGGCGACATCGAGGACGAGTTCGACCTCGACGTCGACCCGACCATCGTCTGGGACCACCCGACCATCGGCGAGCTCGCCGAGGGCATCTCCGAACGGCTCGCCGCGGCGTGATCGAGGCGCCGCACGTCCTCGCCCCGGCTGACCGGCGCGCCCGGACGTTCGGCGCCGCCGAGGGATTGTGGTGGTGCTTCGGCGAATGGATGCCGCGGGCGGCCGATCGCCCCGAGGCACCGCGTTCTGGAGACCGCCGTCCCCACGAGCGCGCGCGCCGCTTGCGCGAACGACGGGACACGGGCCGGGCGTGGGCCGAGGAACTCTCCCGCACCGCGCTCGACGGAGCCTGGCCCGGCTTCCGCCCCGACCGTCGCGGCCGGAAGCCGATGGTGAACGGCGACCACGGACTCGACGTGAGCATCTCGCACAGCGGATCCCTGATGCTCGTGGCGGTCGCACTCGGGGCGCCGGTCGGGGTCGACCTCGAGGTCGTCCCGTTCGACGCGTTCACCCGCCCGCAGCTCGTACGCCGCATGTGCTCGTCCGCTGAACTCGACGTCTTCACGAGCGTGCCCGACGGCCCGGTCCGGCGGCGGGCGCTCGCCCGCGCGTGGACCGTGAAGGAGGCGACGCTGAAGGCCCGTGGCGTCGGGCTGGCCGAGGACCCGCGAACGGTCGAGGTCGATGCGGAGTCGATCCTCGCCGAGGTCGTCGCGAGCCCCGTCGGCGTGGCAGCGGAGCCCGAAGCGTCGATCGTGCGCCTGCTCTCAACGGGCGCCGAGCTGCGGCATCCGCTCGACTGGGCCGGCCTCGACTGGGCCGACCTCGACGGGGTCGGCCTCGACTGGGCCCGAACAGCCCAACTGGCGAGCGCGCGGGCTACAGGCGTTCGCGCCATCGTCGGCCGGGGAGACGACGAAGGCCCCCGCTCTCGCGGAGGCCTTCATCTCGTGTGTCGGGGTGACAGGATTTGAACCTGCGACCTCGTCGTCCCGAACGACGCGCGCTACCAAGCTGCGCCACACCCCGGTGCTCTTGCGAGTCACAGCCCTTGCGGGCCTCCACAAGAATAGCCGATAAACCGAGGCGTGCTGACCACTCGAGCGATCAGTTCGAGGCGACGAGGGTGATGAGCGTCGCCTCGGGAGGGCAGGCGAAGCGCACCGGTGCGAAGATCGACGTGCCGAGGCCCGCGGAGACGTTGAGGAACGCCGACCGGAGGCCGTGGCGCCAGACGCTCAGGCCCTTGACCTGCTCGCGCGGGATGTCGCAGTTCGTGACGAGCGCCCCGAACCCGGGCACGCACACCTGGCCGCCGTGCGTGTGACCCGCGAGCATGAGCTGGGCGCCGTGGTTCACGAACGAGTTGAGCACGCGCTGGTACGGCGCATGCGCCACGCCCACGGTCACCGTCGGTCGAGCGGCCGCGCCGGATGCCGCATCGGGCCAGCTCTCGTCGCCGAGCGGGTCGTCGGCGCGCAGGTCGTCGATCGCGCTCGCGATGAGGTCGAGCCGGTCGAACCCCTTGTGCGGGTCGTCGACGCCGAAGAACTCGAAGTGGGTGCCGTTCAGGTCGAGCGAGGTGGCGGTGTTGTCGAGGTCCTGCCAGCCGAGCTCGGCGAAGTACGCGTGCAGTTCGTCGATGTCGAGTCGGGCGCTGCGTCGCACGTGGCCCGACGGCCCGGCGAAGTAGAGGAACGGGTTCTTCGCCACCGGGCCGAAGTAGTCGTTCGAGCCGTTGACGAAGACGCCGGGCACCCCGCGGAACGGTTCGAACGCCGCCCGGATGCCCTCGATGCCGCGTTCGTGGCCGAGGTTGTCACCCGTGTCGACGATCAGGTCGGGTTCGAGGGCGGCGAGCGAGCGCACCCATGCCTGCTTCTCGCGCTGCCAGGGCGCCATGTGCAGGTCGGAGAGGTGCAGCACCTTGATCGGCTTCGAGCCGGCGGGCAGCACGGGCACCTCGACGCGGCGCAGCGTCCACCGCGTGCGCTCGACGAACACGCCCCAGGCCAGCGTTGCGGCACCGGCCGCGCCGATCGCGAGTGCGATCGACGCGGCCGGTGCGAGCTTCGAAGGGCTCAATCGTCGTTGCCCGTTCCGGGTGAGCCGGTTCCACCGGTGCCGCCGAGTCTTCCGATGCCGATCGTGATGGTGTCGCCCGGCTTGGCGGCGCCGTCGGATCCGGGAGCCTGCGAGATCACGGTGCCGACCTTGCTCGGGTCGGTCGTGGCCTCGTCTTGGCGTTTCACCTTGAACCCGGCCTGCTTCAGCGCGTTCTCGGCCTGGTCGGCCTGCGTGCCGACCACGTTGGGAACGGCCTTCAGCGCGCCATTGCTCGTGTAGACGGTGATCGTGGTTCCGCGCCCGGCCTGGCCGGCCGGGTTGGAGCCCGTCACGGTGCCCGCTGGGAGTGCCGAATCCTGGGGTCCGCCGTCCGCGAAGACGAATCCGGCGGCCTCGATCGCCTGCTTGGCTGCGTCGAGCGTGAGCCCCGCCACCTGGGGGATGTCCACGAGAACCTCCTTGAACAGGCTCGTGGGGGCTTCGGGGAAGTCGTCGCCGCCGTACTTCTCATCGGCGACGGCCATGATGTCCGGCCACATGCGGTGTCGGGCGGTCGCCGCGGCTCCACTGTCGAACGAGAGCTGGCGCAGGTTCGCCTTGCCGGTGACGTTGCCGACCCAGACCGCGGTGGCGGCCTTGTTGCTCGCGCCGATCATCCAGGTGTCCTTGGCGTCGTCGGTGGTACCCGTCTTGCCGATGTGGTCGATGCCGGTGCCGGGGTCGGAGGCCGCGGTCGTACCGCCGTTGAAGGTCTGCTCCATGGCGTAGTCCATGGCGTGCGCGACCTCAGGCGTGACCGACTGCGTGCACGTCGACGCCGGAGGCGTCACCTCTTCGCCGTTCGCCTTGACGATGCGGTCGATCGCGATGGGCGAGCAGGTGAGACCGTTGTTCGCGATGCCCGCGAAGGCCGTGGCCATCGAGAGCGGCGACACCTCTTCGGTGCCGAGCACGGCGCTCGGGCCGAAGACCTCGTCGGGGTTCACCTTGCGGGTGCCGTCGGCGTTGTAGACGGGGCCATTGTCGTCGTACTCGAACTTCTGGCCGAGATCGAGGCCGTCGGCGCGGCGCACGCCGAACGCCTGCGCCGTGTCGCGGATCTTGCAGAGGTCCAATTGCTGGGCCATCGCCATGAAGGAGGTGTTCACCGAGTACTTCGTGGCGTCGACGGCGTTGTTCGCTCCCGTGCCGTCGTCGTTGCGCGGGTTGAAGCTGCCGGTCCAGCCGCCGTAGCAGGCGGCGGGGAACGACGTGAACGTGCGACGTGCGCCGTTGAAGCTCTCGCGTAGCGAGTGCCCCTCGTTCAGCCACTCCGCGAGCGTGAACACCTTGAACGTCGATCCGGGCTGCAGGCCGCTGGATCCGCCGTAGTTGAAGTCGGTGTTGTAGTTCACGGCCGTGTACTTGCCGTCTGAGGCTGCGAGCTCGGGGTCGTTCGTGAACTGCTTGTTCTGCGCCATCGCGAGGACGCGACCCGTGCCGGGCTGCACTGTCACCGCCGCGGAACCGACGTCGAAACGGGGATCGGTACTCGGTACGTTCTGCGCGAGCGTCGCCTCGGTCGCGGCCTGCACGTCGAGGTCGAGGGTCGTGTAGATCTGGAGGCCGCCGGTCTGGAGCATCTTCGTGCCCTCGTTGACGTCGGGGGTGTTGGCGTCATCGAACTGGTTCTTGATGATCCACGTGACGTAGTCGCAGAAGTAGGCGCTACCACCAGCCGTCTGACAACCGGTGCTCGGTTCCTGGATGACGGGCTGAACCGGAGTCGCCACGGCGGCGTCGTGCTCCTCCTGCGTGATCTTCCGCTCCTTGAGCATCTGACCGAGGATGTAGTCGCGTCGCTCCTTGTTCGCTGCGTAGGGCACGGGCTGCCCGTCGACGACCGTTGCCGCTCCGTTCGCCTCGTCGTCCGGGTAATCGAGGCGGAACTTCTCAGGGTTGTTGACGATCGCGATGAGGCTCGCCGCCTGAGGCAGAGTGAGGTCGGCCGCATGGATCCCGCCGTAGTAGTACTGGGCCGCGGACTCGATACCGTAGACCCGGCCGCCGAAGCCGGCGATGTTGAGGTAGCCCTTCAGGATCTCGTCCTTCGGGTACTCCTTCTCGAGAGTGATCGCGTAGCGCATCTCCTTGAGCTTGCGCTCGGGCGTGGTCGCGGTGGCCTCGTCGTACGCGGCCTCACGCTCCTCCTCGGTCTGCGCGGCGCTGATGCCGTTGTTGATGAGCACGTTCTTGACGTACTGCTGCGTGATCGATGAGCCGCCCTGCGTCGCGCCGCCGATGACGTACTCGTTCAGCGCGGCACGGAGCGTGCCCTGAACGTCGATGCCCCCGTGCTCGTAGAAGCGCGGGTCCTCACCGGCAACCGCGGCGTCCTTGACGTACTGGCTGATCTGGTCGAAGGCGACTTCTTCGCGGTCCTCGTCGAAGAAGCTGGCGAGCTTGTAGGGCGAGCCGTCGGCCTGGGTTACGTAGATGTCGGTCTTCTCCGACAAGTCGCCGATCTTCAAGATGCCCGGCAAGTTCTCGAACATCGTGATGCTGTTGCTGGCGGCCAGTCCGGTCACGGCGAGCGCGGGGGTCACCGCAGCGGTGACAAGAATGCCGGCGAGCGCGCTCATGCCGACGAATGCGAGGAGTCCCGTTCCGAGATCGCTCATCGTACGTTTTTGGGCAGACATATAGTGGAGCGTAACGGAGAAGACTGGCAATCAACGGCACGGAAGCTGGGCGAACGCCTGCTCCGTTCCTCGGCGGTGCGCGCAGCTCCGCGGTGCCGGTCGAGTCCGATCCGAAGCCGCATGTCGACGAAAGACGAGGGTCCCATGGTCACCTGGGAGTACATCACCACACCGCTGTTGATCCACAACACCGCCGCGATCCTCAACAACTGGGGGTCAGAGGGCTGGGAGCTCGTCCAGATCGTGCAGGGACCGGAGGGCGGGCTCGTCGCATACCTGAAGCGCCCGGTCGGCGGGTCGGAGTCGGCAGCGGCCTCCGCGGGCGCCGCTGCCTCGGCGCAGGCGGCGAAGGCGTTCGAGGGCCAGGCCTGATGGCCGGCTTCGAGGCGCGCCTGGCCGAGCTCGGCATCGTGCTCCCGGATGTCGCGCCGCCCGTCGCGGCGTACGTCCCTGCCGTGGTCACGGGCCCGTACGTGCACACGTCGGGTCAGCTGCCGTTCACGGCCGGCGCGCTGCCGGCGACCGGCAAGGTGGGCGACGGCCACGGACTCGTGCCCGCCGACGACGCCAAGGCGTACGCGCGCACGAGCATCCTCAATGCGCTCGCGGCGGTCCGCGCCGAGATCGGGTCGCTCGACCGCGTCACGCGCATCGTGAAGGTCGTCGGCTTCGTCGCGTCCGACCCGTCGTTCACGGGTCAGCCCGGCGTCATCAACGGCGCGTCCGAGCTCCTCGGCGAGGTCTTCGGCGAGACCGGGCGCCACGCGCGTTCGGCCGTCGGCGTCGCGGTGCTGCCCCTCGACTCGCCCGTCGAGGTCGAGCTCGTCGTCGAGTTCGAGTAGGCCCCGTGCGAGGCTCCCTCGGTCCCATCGGGGCGGGGGAGCGTTGTCGGATGCCGCGCCTAGACTTGTCCGGACATGACGCTGATCCTCGACCCCGACGACCCGGCCGGCTGGCGCGAGGCGCCCGCCGCTGACGGTGCACCCGCCGCGAACGGCTCGCCCGCGGCATCCGGCAACCGCTTCACCGACGGCCTGAACCCCGAGCAGCGCGAGGCGGTCGAGTACCGCGGCCAGGCGCTGCTGATCGTGGCGGGCGCGGGCTCCGGCAAGACCCGGGTGCTGACGCACCGCATCGCGGGCCTCATCGACACCCGCGAGGCGTGGCCGAGCCAGATCCTCGCGATCACGTTCACGAACAAGGCCGCGGCCGAGATGCGCGAGCGCGTCGAGGCGCTCCTCGGCGAGGGCGCATCCGGCATGTGGATCTCGACGTTCCACTCCGCGTGCGTGCGCATCCTGCGGCGCGAGGCCGAGGCGATCGGCCTGTCTTCGACCTTCACGATCTACGACTCGGCCGACACTCGCACGGTGCTGAAGCGCATCATCAAAGAACTCGACGCCGACACCATGGGCTTCACGCCGGCCGGCGCGCAGTCGAAGATCTCCAAGCTCAAGAACGAGCTCTCCGACGTCGAGTCGTACGCGCGCAACGCGAACATGAACGACCCCCAAGAGGTCATGTTCCTCGAGATCTTCCGGCAGTACACACGACGCCTGCGGGCGGCGAGCGCCCTCGACTTCGACGACCTCATCGCCGAGACGGTCTACCTGTTCCGGGCGTTCCCGAAGGTCGCGTCCCTCTACCAGCGGCGGTTCCGCCACATCCTGGTCGACGAGTATCAAGACACGAACCATGCGCAGTACTCGCTGATCCGCGAGTTCACGCAGCCGATCCCGGCTGAGCGCGCCGCCGAGATGGCCGACCACGGCTTCAACGTGGGCGCCGTGGCCGATGCCACCGGCGGCATCCCGGGTGCGAGCCTCACCGTCGTCGGCGACTCCGACCAGTCGATCTACGCGTTCCGCGGCGCTGACATCCGCAACATCTCGGAGTTCGAGCGCGACTTCCCCGGTGCCAAGGTGGTGCTGCTCGAGCAGAACTACCGCTCGACGCAGAATATCCTCTCGGCGGCGAACGCGGTCATCTCGAACAACTTCGACCGCAAAGACAAGAAGCTCTGGACCGCGGTCGGCGACGGCGAGAAGATCACCGGCTACACGGGCTACACCGCGCACGACGAGGCGCAGTTCGTCGCCGACGAGATCGAGGCGCTGCACCGCGCCGGCGTCGCCTACCGCGACATCGCCGTGTTCTACCGCACCAACGCGCAGACGCGAGCGCTCGAGGAGATCTTCGTGCGCTCGGCACTGCCCTACCGGGTGGTCGGCGGCACGAAGTTCTACGAGCGCGCCGAGATCAAGGACGCGATGGCGTACCTCATCTCGGTCGCCAACCCGCTCGACGAGCTCGCACTGCGCCGCATCCTGAACACGCCGAAGCGCGGCATCGGGCCGGCGACCGAGACGGCGCTGGCGAGTTTCGCCGAGGCGAACCAGGTCACGTTCCGCGAGGCCATGCGCTCGGCCGACGCGCTCGGACTCGGGCCGAAGGTCACGGGCGCCATCACGACGCTCGCGAGCGTGCTCGACGAGGCGGCGGCCATGCTCGCGCCGTCGGCGGCCGGCCTCGCGGCGGGCACCAACGAGGGCGCGTCCAAGGTGTGCGACGTGCTGGTGTTCCTGCTCGAGCGCTCCGGGCTCATCGAGACGCTGCGGCGCAGCCGCGACCCGCAAGACGAGACGCGCGCAGAGAACGTCGACGAGCTCGTCGCGCAGACGCGCGACTTCGATCGCGACAACCCGCTCGCCACGGTCGTCGACTTCCTGACGCAGGTGTCGCTCGTCGCCGCGGCCGACGACCTCGACGACGCCTCCGGCACCGTCTCGCTGATGACCCTGCACACCGCGAAGGGCCTCGAGTACCACGCGGTGTTCCTCACGGGGCTCGAAGAGGGTCTCCTGCCGCACCAGATGTCGGCCTCCGAACCCGGAGGCCCCGCCGAGGAGCGTCGGCTCTTCTACGTCGGCATC
Encoded proteins:
- a CDS encoding ATP-dependent helicase, encoding MTLILDPDDPAGWREAPAADGAPAANGSPAASGNRFTDGLNPEQREAVEYRGQALLIVAGAGSGKTRVLTHRIAGLIDTREAWPSQILAITFTNKAAAEMRERVEALLGEGASGMWISTFHSACVRILRREAEAIGLSSTFTIYDSADTRTVLKRIIKELDADTMGFTPAGAQSKISKLKNELSDVESYARNANMNDPQEVMFLEIFRQYTRRLRAASALDFDDLIAETVYLFRAFPKVASLYQRRFRHILVDEYQDTNHAQYSLIREFTQPIPAERAAEMADHGFNVGAVADATGGIPGASLTVVGDSDQSIYAFRGADIRNISEFERDFPGAKVVLLEQNYRSTQNILSAANAVISNNFDRKDKKLWTAVGDGEKITGYTGYTAHDEAQFVADEIEALHRAGVAYRDIAVFYRTNAQTRALEEIFVRSALPYRVVGGTKFYERAEIKDAMAYLISVANPLDELALRRILNTPKRGIGPATETALASFAEANQVTFREAMRSADALGLGPKVTGAITTLASVLDEAAAMLAPSAAGLAAGTNEGASKVCDVLVFLLERSGLIETLRRSRDPQDETRAENVDELVAQTRDFDRDNPLATVVDFLTQVSLVAAADDLDDASGTVSLMTLHTAKGLEYHAVFLTGLEEGLLPHQMSASEPGGPAEERRLFYVGITRARQRLYISLAMSRAQFGEVAVAMPSRYLQEIPEGLVDWKQSPGMATSRGGTQPRALNARRPGGAWGTRDRDLEKFSVTASAKPKAEWANRVTGTVRDNGDLTLEAGDRIRHVDFGEGRVNQVTGEGTKRIAHVAFDTAGPKKLLIKIAPIEKL